A part of Myxococcus landrumus genomic DNA contains:
- a CDS encoding AMIN domain-containing protein — translation MKASAVWLLGVVLVPFWALAQAPANLNTITSVQVNGGTVTITGSKKANFTTFTMTDPPRLVIDISEAVFSNVPEETPVGNGTVTGIRTASYGSDESAIARVLIGYEREVETDIQATDSQLVIKVVGGAGQAVAQSPAAAEKPTTDGSAAQAAARAEADRQAQEKATAEASARAEADRQAQEKAAAEATARAQADAEAEKERQRQRDADARAEEQRSAQAAADDRKRQEEEARASAQAAADERKRQEEEARASAQAAEDERRASAQAAADQKKREQEDSRSAAKTAAEEKRAAAQAAEEERRASAQAAKEEKRAAAQAAKDEAAEARRQREEEARAERERRQQERLAMATPRERREVASGGGAAEVSSRRKTMTLVGFQQQPGTSRVFIQTNEPARYTVSEQGSAVVLELENSRIDLSNNTRPLDTSYFNSPVTKVEADADGRNVRVTIQLRQNAPVQARQDGNVISLDFQRTAR, via the coding sequence ATGAAGGCCTCAGCGGTGTGGCTGCTCGGCGTGGTGCTCGTGCCCTTCTGGGCGCTCGCGCAAGCCCCGGCGAACCTGAACACCATCACCAGCGTCCAGGTGAATGGCGGGACGGTGACCATCACCGGCTCGAAGAAGGCGAACTTCACCACCTTCACCATGACGGACCCTCCGCGGCTCGTCATCGACATCTCCGAGGCCGTCTTCTCCAACGTCCCGGAGGAGACGCCGGTGGGAAATGGCACGGTGACGGGCATCCGCACCGCCAGCTACGGCTCGGATGAGTCCGCCATCGCCCGCGTGCTCATTGGCTACGAGCGCGAGGTGGAGACCGACATCCAGGCCACCGACAGCCAGCTCGTCATCAAGGTGGTGGGCGGCGCGGGACAGGCCGTGGCCCAGTCTCCGGCCGCCGCGGAGAAGCCCACGACGGATGGCTCCGCCGCCCAGGCCGCCGCCCGCGCCGAGGCGGACCGCCAGGCCCAGGAGAAGGCCACCGCCGAGGCTTCCGCTCGCGCCGAGGCTGACCGCCAGGCGCAGGAGAAGGCCGCCGCCGAGGCCACCGCGCGGGCCCAGGCCGACGCGGAAGCGGAGAAGGAGCGCCAGCGTCAGCGGGATGCCGACGCGCGCGCCGAGGAGCAGCGCTCCGCCCAGGCCGCCGCCGATGATCGCAAGCGCCAGGAAGAGGAGGCCCGCGCCTCCGCCCAGGCCGCCGCCGACGAGCGCAAGCGCCAGGAAGAGGAGGCCCGCGCCTCCGCCCAGGCCGCGGAGGATGAGCGTCGTGCCTCCGCCCAGGCCGCCGCCGACCAGAAGAAGCGCGAGCAGGAGGATTCTCGCTCGGCCGCGAAGACCGCCGCGGAGGAGAAGCGCGCCGCCGCCCAGGCCGCCGAGGAGGAGCGCCGCGCGTCCGCCCAGGCCGCGAAGGAGGAGAAGCGCGCCGCCGCCCAGGCCGCCAAGGATGAGGCCGCGGAGGCTCGCCGTCAGCGCGAGGAGGAGGCCCGCGCCGAGCGTGAGCGCCGTCAGCAGGAGCGCCTGGCCATGGCCACGCCCCGCGAGCGTCGCGAAGTGGCCAGCGGCGGGGGAGCGGCCGAGGTGTCGTCGCGGCGCAAGACGATGACGCTCGTCGGGTTCCAGCAGCAGCCCGGCACCTCGCGCGTTTTCATCCAGACCAACGAGCCGGCGCGCTACACCGTGAGCGAGCAGGGCTCGGCGGTGGTGCTGGAGCTGGAGAACAGCCGCATCGACCTGAGCAACAACACGCGCCCGCTGGACACGTCCTACTTCAACTCGCCCGTCACGAAGGTGGAGGCGGACGCGGATGGCCGCAATGTGCGTGTCACCATCCAGCTCCGGCAGAACGCTCCGGTGCAGGCCCGACAGGACGGCAACGTCATTTCGTTGGATTTTCAGCGCACGGCTCGGTGA
- a CDS encoding alpha/beta hydrolase: MRLPDWRAATTTGPAIPSIDEVDFRALYVKTNYVVETADGWSLVITRYRPVKQPFAQPLFGEPLLLVHGFSQNRHTWTSGQFVKNLLFFGVDIHILELRGHGKSSLDFQRERAERFKRPLPPDLKYGWDIDSYFLYDLPAAVSGVKRITRRERIFYCGHSMGGMLGYGYTGIHDDFEGLITIGAPADLGRGFMLLRMLAHGAPMLGGMIDLTLASINAGGQVGGLGQKMLARGLGAVNSKLGRSLEPEFRRKLRFDAVPVDLILKFVERQIGKAEDSPLYQQLTTRMNRLINPERVGSDDIRWLLREGGEREPRKVLEQFARWIRRGEMVCYRTGYDFKRGFEKIQIPMAIIFGDMDPLASVESTRSVYRAAKSEYLLWRPVKGNSHIELTMGHDIRQICYDIKNLIEYARTHRHRAPALPRLR, translated from the coding sequence ATGCGCCTGCCGGACTGGAGAGCCGCGACAACGACGGGGCCCGCCATCCCGTCCATCGACGAAGTCGACTTCCGGGCGCTCTATGTGAAGACGAACTACGTGGTGGAGACCGCGGATGGTTGGTCGCTGGTCATCACCCGTTACCGTCCGGTGAAGCAGCCCTTCGCCCAGCCGCTGTTCGGAGAGCCGCTGCTGCTGGTGCACGGCTTCTCGCAGAACCGGCACACGTGGACGAGCGGCCAGTTCGTCAAGAACCTGCTCTTCTTCGGCGTGGACATCCACATCCTGGAGCTGCGCGGCCACGGCAAGAGCTCCCTCGACTTCCAGCGGGAGCGGGCCGAGCGCTTCAAGCGCCCCCTGCCTCCGGACCTGAAGTACGGCTGGGACATCGACAGCTACTTCCTCTACGACTTGCCAGCGGCGGTCTCCGGGGTGAAGCGCATCACCCGCCGCGAGCGCATCTTCTACTGCGGCCACTCCATGGGTGGGATGCTGGGCTACGGCTACACCGGCATCCACGATGACTTCGAGGGCCTCATCACCATCGGCGCTCCGGCGGACCTGGGGCGCGGCTTCATGCTGCTGCGCATGCTGGCGCACGGCGCGCCGATGCTGGGCGGGATGATTGACCTGACGCTCGCGAGCATCAACGCGGGAGGGCAGGTGGGGGGGCTGGGGCAGAAGATGCTGGCCCGGGGGCTGGGGGCGGTGAACTCGAAGCTGGGGCGCAGTCTGGAGCCCGAGTTCCGTCGCAAGCTCCGCTTCGACGCGGTGCCGGTGGACCTCATCCTCAAGTTCGTGGAGCGGCAGATTGGCAAGGCGGAGGACTCGCCGCTGTATCAGCAGCTCACCACCCGGATGAACCGGCTCATCAACCCGGAGCGGGTCGGCTCGGATGACATCCGCTGGCTCTTGCGCGAGGGCGGTGAGCGCGAGCCCCGCAAGGTGCTGGAGCAGTTCGCCCGGTGGATTCGCCGCGGGGAGATGGTCTGCTACCGCACCGGCTACGACTTCAAGCGCGGCTTCGAGAAGATTCAAATCCCCATGGCCATCATCTTCGGGGACATGGACCCGCTGGCCTCGGTGGAGTCGACGCGCAGCGTGTATCGCGCGGCCAAGAGCGAGTACCTCCTCTGGCGGCCGGTCAAGGGCAACAGCCACATCGAGCTGACGATGGGGCACGACATCCGGCAAATCTGCTACGACATCAAGAACCTCATCGAGTACGCCCGTACCCACCGCCACCGCGCGCCGGCCCTGCCGCGCCTGCGTTGA
- a CDS encoding bifunctional folylpolyglutamate synthase/dihydrofolate synthase has protein sequence MSAPRTPEEALAFLARLNPSGIKLGLERVREALEALGHPERRFPVLHVAGTNGKGSTCAFAATALQAAGHRVGLYTSPHLVRVNERIRVDGEDISDADFGRAILDVLERYPSAVSEPMTYFEFGTIVALWHFARVGVDVVVLEVGLGGRLDATTAAPATVTAITPVSFDHMEYLGHTLGAIAGEKAGILKPGVPCVVSRQEPEALEAIEVKARALSAPLWVEGRDFSAELQADGSLSYRGPVWRLEGLRPSLRGPHQRQNAAVALACLEALDAQGVRVSTVAARAGVGSARWPGRLEEVGERPTVVLDGAHNPAGVAVLLASLQALYSGRPVHCVFGVVADKDRGPMMRALFPACASVLLSPLDTPRSLAPAAYLEEARALASDVTACVDVDAALAEARRRAGADGIVLCTGSLFLVGMVRARASRP, from the coding sequence ATGAGCGCGCCCAGGACACCCGAGGAAGCACTGGCCTTCCTCGCGCGGCTGAACCCCTCGGGCATCAAGCTGGGGTTGGAGCGGGTGCGCGAGGCGCTGGAGGCGTTGGGGCACCCGGAGCGCCGCTTCCCGGTGCTCCACGTCGCGGGCACCAACGGCAAGGGCAGCACGTGTGCCTTCGCCGCCACCGCGCTCCAGGCCGCGGGCCACCGCGTGGGCCTCTACACGTCTCCGCACCTGGTGCGCGTCAACGAGCGCATCCGCGTGGACGGCGAGGACATCTCCGACGCGGACTTCGGCCGCGCCATCCTCGACGTGCTGGAGCGCTACCCGTCCGCCGTCTCGGAGCCGATGACGTACTTCGAGTTCGGCACCATCGTGGCGCTGTGGCACTTCGCGCGCGTGGGCGTGGACGTGGTCGTCCTGGAGGTGGGGCTGGGAGGCCGGCTGGACGCGACCACCGCCGCGCCGGCGACGGTGACGGCGATAACCCCCGTCTCGTTCGACCACATGGAGTACCTGGGCCACACGCTCGGGGCCATCGCCGGAGAGAAGGCGGGAATCCTCAAGCCGGGCGTGCCTTGTGTGGTGTCGCGGCAGGAGCCGGAGGCGCTGGAGGCCATCGAGGTGAAGGCGCGCGCCCTGTCCGCGCCTCTCTGGGTGGAGGGCCGGGATTTCTCCGCCGAGCTCCAGGCCGATGGGAGCCTGTCGTACCGGGGCCCCGTCTGGAGGCTGGAGGGACTTCGCCCGTCGCTGCGAGGACCCCATCAGCGGCAGAACGCCGCGGTGGCGCTGGCCTGTCTGGAGGCCCTCGACGCGCAAGGAGTTCGGGTGTCCACCGTGGCCGCGAGGGCAGGGGTGGGCTCGGCGCGCTGGCCCGGGCGGTTGGAGGAAGTAGGGGAGCGGCCCACTGTCGTGCTGGATGGGGCGCACAACCCCGCGGGTGTGGCGGTGCTGCTGGCTTCGCTCCAGGCGCTGTACTCGGGACGTCCCGTGCACTGTGTCTTCGGCGTGGTGGCGGACAAGGACCGGGGACCGATGATGCGGGCCCTCTTTCCCGCGTGTGCTTCCGTGCTGCTCTCGCCCCTGGACACTCCGCGCTCGCTGGCTCCCGCGGCCTATCTGGAGGAAGCCCGCGCGCTGGCCTCCGACGTGACGGCGTGCGTGGACGTGGACGCGGCGCTGGCGGAGGCGCGCAGGCGAGCGGGCGCGGATGGCATCGTCCTGTGCACAGGCTCACTCTTCCTGGTGGGGATGGTGCGGGCGCGCGCGAGCAGGCCCTGA
- the accD gene encoding acetyl-CoA carboxylase, carboxyltransferase subunit beta → MAWFSKKPRIAVDTQQQPEPGPSRMEGLWAKCESCDEIIYRQELEKHWMVCPHCDHHHPWNARARLATLLDPSSFEEFDKELEPQDPLGFSDSKKYKDRLKSTRKNLDENDAFVAGVGRIGGHQVSVGAFVFEFMGGSMGSVVGEKVTRVFERAHELKCSALIFSASGGARMQEGIFSLMQMAKTSAAIARFRTGNKPYISVLLHPTTGGVAASFSWLGDVILAEPKALIGFAGPRVIEQTIRQKLPEGFQRSEFLLEHGMIDNIVNRKDLRAKLGQILGLLG, encoded by the coding sequence ATGGCCTGGTTCTCGAAGAAGCCCCGCATCGCCGTCGACACCCAGCAGCAGCCCGAGCCCGGTCCGTCTCGCATGGAAGGCTTGTGGGCCAAGTGCGAGAGCTGCGACGAGATCATCTACCGGCAGGAGCTGGAGAAGCACTGGATGGTGTGTCCGCACTGCGACCACCATCACCCTTGGAACGCGCGCGCGCGCCTGGCGACGCTGCTGGACCCGTCCAGCTTCGAGGAGTTCGACAAGGAGCTGGAGCCGCAGGATCCGCTCGGGTTCAGTGACTCGAAGAAGTACAAGGACCGGCTGAAGTCCACGCGCAAGAACCTGGATGAGAACGACGCGTTCGTCGCGGGCGTGGGCCGCATCGGCGGGCACCAGGTCTCCGTGGGCGCCTTCGTGTTCGAGTTCATGGGCGGCTCCATGGGCTCGGTGGTGGGCGAGAAGGTGACGCGCGTCTTCGAGCGTGCGCACGAGCTGAAGTGCTCCGCGCTCATCTTCTCCGCGTCCGGCGGCGCTCGCATGCAGGAGGGCATCTTCTCCCTGATGCAGATGGCGAAGACGTCCGCGGCCATCGCGCGCTTCCGCACGGGCAACAAGCCCTACATCTCCGTGCTGCTGCACCCCACGACGGGTGGCGTGGCCGCGTCCTTCTCGTGGCTGGGAGACGTCATCCTCGCCGAGCCCAAGGCGCTCATCGGCTTCGCCGGTCCGCGCGTCATCGAGCAGACCATCCGCCAGAAGCTGCCGGAGGGGTTCCAGCGCTCGGAGTTCCTGCTCGAGCACGGGATGATCGACAACATCGTCAACCGCAAGGACCTGCGCGCGAAGCTCGGGCAGATTCTCGGCCTCCTGGGCTGA
- a CDS encoding MBL fold metallo-hydrolase — MKLRVLGCHGGELPTCKSTCFLVDDVLALDAGALTGTLSLEELCRVDHVLVGHSHFDHVKDLPLMADLVIGRRDKPVTIYASRECAKALRDNMFNNALWPDFTRIPTKSNPVLRIKTFRAGGTFEVGPYTVRSVPVSHPVESCGFIISNGKSSLAMSGDTGPTDKLWKALNETRNLKALLVETSFPNKLQSLADISGHLTPATLAKELQKFERNGASVLLYHLKPAFVAQLKKELAHMPVEVLELGDTFEF, encoded by the coding sequence GTGAAGCTCCGTGTCCTTGGCTGCCACGGTGGCGAGCTTCCTACGTGCAAAAGCACGTGTTTCCTCGTCGACGACGTGCTGGCGCTCGACGCGGGCGCGCTGACGGGGACGCTCTCGCTGGAGGAGCTGTGCCGCGTGGACCATGTCCTCGTGGGGCACAGCCACTTCGACCACGTGAAGGACCTGCCGCTGATGGCGGACCTGGTCATCGGCCGCAGGGACAAGCCCGTCACCATCTACGCGTCGCGCGAGTGTGCCAAGGCCCTGCGCGACAACATGTTCAACAACGCGTTGTGGCCGGACTTCACCCGCATTCCGACGAAGAGCAACCCCGTCCTGCGCATCAAGACGTTCCGCGCGGGCGGCACCTTCGAGGTGGGTCCCTACACGGTCCGTAGCGTCCCGGTGAGCCACCCGGTGGAGTCCTGCGGCTTCATCATCTCCAACGGCAAGAGCTCGCTCGCCATGAGCGGCGACACCGGGCCCACCGACAAGCTCTGGAAGGCGCTCAACGAGACGCGCAACCTCAAGGCGCTCCTCGTCGAGACGTCGTTCCCCAACAAGCTCCAGTCCCTGGCGGACATCTCCGGCCACCTGACGCCCGCCACCCTGGCGAAAGAGCTCCAGAAGTTCGAGCGCAACGGGGCCTCCGTCCTCCTCTACCACCTCAAGCCGGCGTTCGTGGCCCAGCTCAAGAAGGAGCTGGCGCACATGCCGGTGGAGGTCCTGGAGCTGGGCGACACCTTCGAGTTCTAG
- a CDS encoding Crp/Fnr family transcriptional regulator, producing the protein MGAEETLFQRFGKEFSKGTELFREGEAGREMFVIQAGKVSISKRVRDVEKVLAVLGPGEFFGEMAIISNKPRNASAVVNEDARLLVIDPKTFEAMIRGNAEIAVRMIKKLAERLSEADAQIENLLHNDPASRVVHQLIQQANTRGRPVDDGTEVDFVIREMPRQIGVGEPAVHNVLERMIRAGLISRSRDRVTVYDTARLHDFLQYLEMKWKFGDL; encoded by the coding sequence ATGGGCGCCGAGGAAACCCTCTTTCAACGTTTCGGCAAGGAATTCTCCAAGGGCACCGAGCTCTTTCGTGAGGGAGAAGCCGGCCGTGAGATGTTTGTCATCCAGGCCGGCAAGGTCTCCATCTCCAAGAGGGTCCGGGATGTGGAGAAGGTGCTCGCGGTGCTGGGGCCCGGTGAGTTCTTCGGGGAGATGGCCATCATCTCCAACAAGCCCCGCAATGCGTCCGCGGTGGTCAACGAGGACGCCCGGCTGCTGGTCATCGACCCCAAGACCTTCGAGGCGATGATCCGCGGCAACGCGGAGATTGCCGTCCGGATGATCAAGAAGCTGGCCGAGCGGCTCTCCGAGGCCGACGCGCAGATCGAGAACCTGCTGCACAACGACCCGGCCAGCCGGGTGGTGCATCAGCTCATCCAGCAGGCCAATACGCGGGGCCGTCCCGTCGACGACGGCACGGAGGTCGACTTCGTCATCCGCGAGATGCCTCGCCAGATTGGCGTGGGCGAGCCCGCGGTGCACAACGTGCTCGAGCGGATGATCCGCGCGGGCCTCATCTCACGCAGCCGCGACCGAGTCACCGTGTACGACACGGCCAGACTCCACGACTTCCTCCAATACCTGGAGATGAAGTGGAAGTTCGGAGACCTCTAG
- the purM gene encoding phosphoribosylformylglycinamidine cyclo-ligase, translating to MGTTYKQSGVDIEAGDAFVDRIKPYAARTMRPEVVAGVGGFGGLFALPPGKYREPVLVAGTDGVGTKLKVAFTAGRHGTVGIDLVAMSVNDILTCGAEPLFFLDYFATGRLEVDAAAEVVKGIAQGCEQAGCTLLGGETAEMPGFYARGEYDLAGFCVGVVERSAIIDGKSIQPGDALIGLTSSGLHSNGYSLARKVLLEDAKLALDATPEGLGRPLGDALLEPTRIYVKDALALLGAVKVKGMAHITGSGIPGNLPRCLPDGTRAVLSEKSWVKPPIFDLIAKLGSVERDEMFSTFNMGLGLIAVVAKEDVAKALEVLRARGVEASEVGRVEAGQGEATAVIEP from the coding sequence GTGGGAACGACCTACAAGCAGTCCGGAGTGGATATCGAGGCCGGCGACGCCTTTGTCGACCGAATCAAGCCCTACGCCGCGCGCACGATGCGCCCTGAAGTCGTCGCCGGAGTGGGCGGCTTCGGCGGGCTGTTCGCCCTGCCCCCAGGCAAGTACCGGGAGCCGGTGCTGGTGGCCGGCACGGACGGGGTGGGGACGAAGCTGAAGGTGGCGTTCACCGCGGGCCGGCACGGCACGGTGGGCATCGACCTGGTGGCCATGTCGGTGAACGACATCCTCACCTGCGGCGCGGAGCCCCTCTTCTTCCTGGACTACTTCGCCACCGGGCGGCTGGAGGTGGACGCCGCGGCCGAGGTGGTCAAGGGCATCGCCCAGGGCTGCGAGCAGGCCGGGTGCACGCTCTTGGGCGGAGAGACGGCGGAGATGCCGGGCTTCTACGCTCGAGGCGAGTACGACCTGGCGGGCTTCTGCGTGGGCGTGGTGGAGCGGTCGGCCATCATCGACGGCAAGAGCATCCAGCCGGGTGACGCGCTCATCGGGCTGACGTCCTCGGGGCTGCACAGCAACGGCTACTCGCTGGCGCGCAAGGTGCTGCTCGAGGACGCGAAGCTCGCGCTGGACGCGACGCCCGAGGGACTGGGCCGTCCGCTGGGCGACGCGCTCCTGGAGCCCACGCGCATCTACGTGAAGGACGCACTGGCGCTGCTGGGCGCGGTGAAGGTGAAGGGCATGGCGCACATCACCGGCAGCGGGATTCCGGGCAACCTGCCCCGGTGCCTGCCGGATGGGACTCGCGCGGTGCTGAGCGAGAAGTCGTGGGTGAAGCCGCCCATCTTCGACCTCATCGCGAAGCTGGGCAGCGTGGAACGCGACGAGATGTTCAGCACGTTCAACATGGGCCTGGGCCTCATCGCCGTGGTGGCGAAGGAGGACGTCGCGAAGGCGCTGGAGGTGCTGCGCGCCCGAGGCGTGGAGGCCTCCGAGGTGGGCCGCGTGGAAGCGGGCCAGGGCGAGGCGACGGCGGTCATCGAGCCATGA
- the purN gene encoding phosphoribosylglycinamide formyltransferase yields the protein MSGRRVRLGVLVSGSGSNLQALLDACAREDFPAEVACVVSNVPTAYALERARAAGVATVVVDHKAHATKGEFEAAILDALRSAGVEWVCLAGFMRLLSADFLGRFSGRVLNIHPSLLPSFPGLHAQRQALERGVKVTGCTVHFVDAGTDTGPIIGQAAVPVLPDDDEKSLGARILAEEHRLYPLAVRLAVTGQVSSDGTRTRVSAVPTTSELALRSPGAVK from the coding sequence ATGAGCGGACGGCGGGTCCGGCTGGGCGTGCTCGTCAGCGGCAGCGGGAGCAATCTCCAGGCGCTGCTGGACGCGTGCGCTCGCGAGGACTTTCCGGCCGAGGTCGCCTGCGTCGTGTCGAATGTGCCCACCGCGTACGCCCTGGAGCGCGCGCGCGCGGCGGGTGTCGCCACGGTGGTCGTGGACCACAAGGCGCATGCGACCAAGGGGGAGTTCGAGGCGGCGATTCTGGACGCGCTGCGCTCGGCGGGCGTGGAGTGGGTGTGCCTGGCGGGGTTCATGCGGCTGTTGAGCGCGGACTTCCTGGGGCGCTTCTCCGGCCGTGTGTTGAACATCCACCCTTCCCTGCTGCCCTCGTTCCCCGGACTGCATGCGCAGCGGCAGGCCCTGGAGCGTGGGGTGAAGGTGACGGGGTGCACCGTGCACTTCGTGGACGCGGGCACGGACACCGGCCCCATCATCGGCCAGGCCGCCGTGCCCGTGCTGCCGGATGACGATGAGAAGAGCCTGGGCGCGCGCATCCTCGCCGAGGAGCACCGCCTGTACCCGCTGGCGGTGAGGCTCGCGGTGACCGGGCAGGTGTCCAGTGACGGCACGAGGACGCGCGTGTCGGCGGTGCCGACGACCAGCGAGCTCGCGCTGCGAAGCCCTGGAGCCGTGAAGTGA
- a CDS encoding DUF523 domain-containing protein, producing the protein MTDSPERPGPAAGDARPSPDAVTPACAAKQPSAAERRERLHGAPVVLVSACLLGEACRYDGRSQRSEKVLAALYGKAVVPICPEVGSGLPIPRPPVDLCGGTGVDVWRGQAQALEREARVDRTEDFKRGARLALDAARGFGATVALLKEKSPSCGSQRVYESGALRTGEGITTALLRSEGITVVSDEDL; encoded by the coding sequence GTGACGGACTCGCCGGAGCGCCCCGGTCCGGCCGCGGGTGATGCTCGGCCCTCTCCGGACGCTGTCACCCCGGCGTGCGCCGCGAAGCAGCCGTCGGCAGCGGAGCGGCGTGAGAGGCTGCACGGGGCGCCCGTGGTCCTGGTGAGTGCGTGCCTGCTCGGCGAGGCGTGCCGCTACGACGGGCGCTCTCAACGGTCCGAGAAGGTCCTCGCCGCGCTCTATGGCAAGGCCGTCGTTCCCATCTGCCCCGAGGTGGGCTCGGGCCTGCCGATTCCGCGTCCTCCCGTCGACCTGTGCGGTGGGACGGGCGTCGACGTCTGGCGAGGACAGGCACAAGCGCTGGAGCGCGAGGCCCGTGTGGACCGCACCGAGGACTTCAAGCGAGGAGCTCGCCTGGCCCTCGATGCGGCGCGCGGCTTCGGCGCCACGGTGGCCCTCCTGAAGGAGAAGAGCCCCTCCTGCGGAAGCCAGCGCGTCTACGAATCGGGAGCCCTGCGCACCGGCGAGGGCATCACCACCGCGCTGCTTCGCTCCGAGGGCATCACCGTCGTCAGCGACGAGGACTTGTAG
- a CDS encoding enoyl-CoA hydratase/isomerase family protein yields MSDGVLMEMRGAVGVVTLNRPKALNALNLEMCQALLPQLESWAADPALKAVVIRGAGGRAFCAGGDVRAVAASLTESPPPGHERMSREFFRAEYALNHRIHHLGKPYVSLVDGICMGGGLGLSIHGAYRVVTEKLVLAMPETALGLFPDVGGGWFLPRFPGESGTYLGLTGARCSAADAMWLGYGTHHVESVRVDAVLEALIGAEWGAGSASAVVEEVLARFHADAGTSALATQHASMDRCFAAERVEDIQQALEVEGTPWAQETWATLLRMCPMSLKVSLRQLRMGRGRSYDEMAGIEYRLSQAMTAREDFREGIRAVLVDKDGKARWRPGTLGDVKDADVEACFAPRAGDELVLSPPK; encoded by the coding sequence ATGAGCGATGGCGTGTTGATGGAGATGCGTGGGGCGGTGGGTGTGGTGACGCTGAACCGCCCGAAGGCGTTGAACGCGCTGAACCTGGAGATGTGCCAGGCGCTGCTTCCCCAGCTCGAGTCCTGGGCGGCGGACCCGGCGCTCAAGGCCGTGGTCATCCGGGGCGCGGGCGGCCGAGCCTTCTGCGCGGGAGGAGACGTGCGAGCGGTGGCGGCCTCGCTGACCGAGTCTCCTCCTCCGGGACACGAGCGCATGTCGCGTGAGTTCTTCCGCGCCGAGTACGCGCTGAACCATCGCATCCACCACCTGGGCAAGCCGTACGTGTCGCTGGTGGATGGCATCTGCATGGGCGGGGGCCTGGGGCTCTCCATCCACGGGGCGTACCGCGTCGTCACGGAGAAGCTGGTGCTGGCGATGCCGGAGACGGCGCTGGGCCTCTTCCCGGATGTGGGCGGAGGCTGGTTCCTGCCGCGCTTCCCGGGCGAGTCGGGGACCTATCTGGGGCTGACGGGCGCCCGGTGCAGCGCGGCGGACGCGATGTGGCTGGGCTACGGGACGCACCACGTGGAGTCGGTGCGGGTGGACGCGGTGTTGGAGGCGCTCATTGGCGCGGAGTGGGGAGCGGGTTCGGCGAGCGCGGTGGTGGAAGAGGTGCTCGCGCGCTTCCACGCGGATGCGGGAACGTCCGCGCTGGCGACGCAGCACGCATCGATGGACCGGTGCTTCGCGGCGGAGCGGGTGGAGGACATCCAGCAGGCGTTGGAAGTGGAGGGCACGCCCTGGGCGCAGGAGACGTGGGCCACGCTGCTGCGCATGTGTCCGATGAGCTTGAAGGTGTCGCTGCGGCAACTGCGCATGGGACGTGGCCGGAGCTACGACGAGATGGCGGGCATCGAGTACCGGCTGAGCCAGGCGATGACCGCGCGGGAGGACTTCCGCGAGGGCATCCGCGCGGTGCTGGTGGACAAGGATGGCAAGGCGCGCTGGCGTCCGGGAACGCTGGGTGACGTCAAGGACGCGGACGTCGAAGCGTGCTTCGCGCCACGGGCTGGAGACGAGCTCGTCCTGTCGCCGCCGAAGTGA
- a CDS encoding HAD family hydrolase translates to MTPSDTPLRAAIFDMDGTLVDNMGFHNQAWVALARKLGLSLTADDFQTRFAGKKNEEILPELLERSLDPEELERLADEKENHYRALYRPHLRLHHGAEAFIARLHAAHIPLAIATAAPHGNRELVIDGLGLRPVFHRIVGAEEVTRGKPFPDIFLAAAKGLGVEPSQCLAFEDAILGVNSARDAGMTVVGITTTTSAEQLRQAGASWTAPDFTALPPELEARLFGPRT, encoded by the coding sequence ATGACACCTTCCGACACGCCCTTGAGGGCCGCCATCTTCGACATGGATGGGACCCTCGTCGACAACATGGGCTTCCACAATCAGGCGTGGGTGGCTCTCGCGCGCAAGCTCGGCCTGTCGCTCACCGCCGACGACTTCCAGACGCGCTTCGCCGGGAAGAAGAACGAGGAGATTCTCCCTGAGCTGCTCGAGCGCTCCCTTGACCCCGAGGAACTGGAGCGCCTCGCGGACGAGAAGGAGAACCACTACCGCGCCCTCTACCGGCCCCACCTGCGGCTGCACCACGGGGCCGAGGCCTTCATCGCGCGCCTGCACGCCGCACACATCCCGCTGGCCATCGCCACCGCCGCGCCCCACGGCAACCGCGAGCTGGTCATCGACGGCCTGGGCCTGCGCCCTGTCTTCCACCGCATCGTCGGCGCCGAGGAGGTCACCCGAGGAAAGCCCTTCCCAGACATCTTCCTCGCCGCGGCGAAGGGGCTGGGCGTGGAGCCCTCCCAGTGCCTCGCCTTCGAGGACGCCATCCTCGGCGTCAACTCCGCCCGCGACGCGGGAATGACGGTGGTGGGCATCACCACCACGACCTCCGCGGAGCAGCTCCGCCAGGCCGGTGCGAGCTGGACAGCCCCGGACTTCACCGCCCTTCCGCCGGAGCTGGAGGCGCGACTCTTCGGCCCCAGGACCTGA